Below is a window of Flavobacterium sp. CFS9 DNA.
AGGTACCTTCTAATACCTGTAAAATGCCATAATCTACATTTTTTACAATTTTCTGAAGGTCTTCTTCATAAAAAGGTCTGATTGGATCTTCAATCTGAACTTTTTGATACCCGAACATCAATTGATGCAACACTCCTTTCTCTTCCTGGACTGCTTCAAATAAGGCTTCATTTGCCTGTTGAGCAAAACCAGTGGTCAGCTGATTTAAATCTCCACCTTCTTCAAGGTTTTTACGTTTTAACATGGTAAACTATTTTTTAGCGTTAATAACTTGTGTATCCAAAGTAACCCAATTTATGGTGATTACGTACCAGTATTAATACCCGTTTTATAGTGTAAAAACCAAAAAAAACCTCCAAAATCAAATGACTTTGGAGGTTTCTATTTTTTAGGAATAAATCCTGATAATTTTAGTTCATGATATCATTGAACTCGTGTAATGATTTCAATGTGCTTTCGTAGAATAAGATTGCAGCAATTAAATTTCCTTTATCAGAGTAAGGCATCATTTTTCTTTGAAACTCTACAGTAGTATCTAAAAATACTGTTGTTCCTTCTGCCTGACCGTCTAACACTTTTTTGTGCTCACTATCGTCCGGAATACCTAAATCTGCCATAGTAACACCAGGTTTTGTAACCAAAGCGATATAAGGAAGTGTTTTTACTAAAACTTTAATACGCTCGATGTACAATTCCAAAAGCTCTCCTTTTTGCATACCGCTCAATTCTTTTTGATCATGGTATTTGCGGATAATAGCTGTTGTACTGATTATACTTCTTGGAGCATTTTTTGCCTGTGCCGAAATAGCTCCAGTTGCAAAAAAGAAAAAGAAACTTACTAGAATTATTTTACTTTTCATTTTACTAATGTAATTGGTTGTTTGAGGAACACAAAAGTATACAAATTAACTTAAGCCGCAACTTTAATGATTCCTTTTTTTTAAAAAAAATTAACATTTTATTTTATGTCAATCTATAAGACAATTCTGAGGTACTGGAGAGCACATTTCAGGAATTAAGTGATGGTTCGTTTTTTACAGAAATCCTGCTATTTCAAAGTAAATCCTTACTTCGGCTTACGATTTGATAACTCTGAAACGTCCCGGATACTTGATCCAGATGCTTTTTTTATTACCGTAGTAGTCCATAAAATCTTCACAAACAAAAACGGCATGTGCAGTAGACCACGCCACAACTCCGCAGTATTCACTTCCGGATTGTCGTTTTAACTTCAGTACTTGTTTGCCTTCTTTGAATCCTAAATATTTATAAATGGTAGGAGTATATACTGAACCATCTTCTAAGTCTTCTAATGCTTTCTCAAAAGTATCGACCTTATCAATAATTTGCTTATACTTAGCCATTACGGCATAGGTTAGTATGGCGTAATCGGTAATTTGCTCACTTTCGGGATTGTCTTTGATATAGATGAAACCGGCAGATATTTTAGCTTTACTGATTTCGTCCTCTTGCAGATTGAATGATGCATTATTTTTTAAAGTGATTTTATGAATGTTATCACCTGTCTTTTCGTTTTCAAAAAGATTGTCTAATCCATAGACATTTAAAGAAGCCTTAATAAAGGCAATCGACGAACAATTGGTCCGTTCTCCCTGTTTAAAACTTTCGAATATTTTATCTGAGCTTAACTGTGAATAAGAATTTGAACAGGCAAATATTAAAAATAAAAATAGTGAAGTAACAGCTTTCATTGTCTTAGTATTTTATAATTAATCCCAATTCATTTTTGGGCATATATTGATTCTACAAATCTATAAAAATCAACGTAAAATTGTTTTTTACTTCTCAGTTTTTATCAAAAATTGTTGCGAATACTCTAAGTAAATCCATTTGAAAGGGTTACGATTGCATTAACTTGAAACTTTTCTGTTTTCTAAAAAATGAAGCAGACCTGTTTTTAGCTTCTGATGGACTTTAACTCTAAACCGGTTCTTTTTTCCAATTGCAAATACTTCTCTTAGTTTTTTATCAAAAATAATTCTCGCCATTTTTTCGTACACAAGTATAAACACCTGTTTTTAAACACATTAAAACAAAAATAGCATTTTTTAACTAACTTTATAATAGCTAAATCTAACTAATCAGTTGAATAGAACTCAACACTAACAAACTATAATTATGGCAACAACAGTAGTACCTCCTGACAAAAAAAGCAATTATGAAAAGTTGTTTGCATCCTGTATCATAAAAGAAGCTAAATATCCTGAAATTGATACATTGGTAGCCAAAATAGTTTCAAGCAAAAGCAGATATCAATCTGTTGGCGATCCTTTAAATATTCCGTGGTACATGATTTCTATTATACATTGTATGGAAGGAAGTCTGAACTTTACTACTCATTTGCACAATGGCGACACACTAAATAATTATACAACTCACGTTCCTGCGGGTCGTCCGATAACCGGAAAACCTCCATTTACATGGGAAGCAAGCGCCAAAGATGCCTTAATTTACGACAAGCTAAATTCATGGACGGACTGGAGCATTGCCGGAATTCTTTACAGACTTGAACTGTTTAACGGATTAGGGTATTACAAACAGGGAATTAACTCTCCTTACTTATGGAGTTATTCGAATCAGTACACTAAAGGTAAATATGTTCAGGACGGTAAATACGATCCAAATGCGGTTTCAAAACAATGCGGTGCCGCTGTTTTACTGCGCCGTATGATGGAACAGCATTTAATTACACTGCCTAACACTCATATTGTAGAACAAATCATCGCGCAGGGAAATAAAACGATGTACTATTCCGGAAAGGTTACAAACGAAGCTACCGAGCTCCAAAAACTCCTTAATAGTGCCGGAAGTGTTCTTAGAATTGACGGAAAAGCGGGAGAAAGAACTTCAACCGAATATTTTAAATTTAGCAAAACTTATTTAAAAGGAGATCCGAGAAGATTTTAAACGGTCAGACAAATTTAATAGATCTGTTTTAGGTTTTACTTTTTAAAATACGACTATGATTCCGAATGTTTTTTCAAAATATTCTTGTTTCTTAAAACCTTCCATTTCTAAACTAACTTTTGTCGAAAAACGGTTATGACAACACATAACTTGTTCATTTTATCTTCGAAAAAAACTATAAAAAACTACGTAACACTATTGTTCGCTGCAATTGCTACAAATATATCGCTCCTCCGGAGCTTTTTGATAACGGAAAATTACAATTGCTATAACTATATTGCTATACCTATTTTGCTCCTCCGGAGCAGTTATAGAATTTCTTTAGATAGAGATTTTTAATCTACACAAAAATTTAGAGATGAATTACTTTTGAAACAGCTCCTTTTTTTATCTTCATCTAAAACTAACCGCAAAAAAAACATCTGACATAACTATTTATATGCCAGATGTAGTCACAAATCAACCTTCAATTAAAATTTTACTTTACCAAATAGGTAATATTATCATTCTCTTTTACCACATAAGTAGCAGTATCTGCTTCGCAAAGCCTGAAATAACCAAAGGCAAAATTATTGGCATTCGTAGTGTTTACGATATTACCCCTGATATTTTCGGGAGGAATAGAAAAAGGGCTTCCTCCGGATATTTCTAAGATAAGTCTCATATAGTTGTAAAAATTCTTGGAAATACCACGGTTTATAATCGAAAGACTTATTCCGGGTTTCAAATCAGGATCTGAAAATCGCGGATATATTTCATTTCCATTAAATAATTCATCATCGAACAACGTATAGGATGGAAGACGAAGAATACTACTTTTATAATCTGTAAGGTAAAAGTTCACCTGATCTGCCGGATCTTTAAAATAAAATGATATCTCATACAAATCATCTCCGGCAACATCCGGAACTCGCTTCTGCTCTATTCTGTCAATAGGCGTCACTGAGATCAACTTTTCGGCAGCCGTGAAAGTCTGCCCTTCTGCCTCAACAGAAAGTACATAATCCATATTGATCACGGGCACAAAATTAGTACATACATAAGATCCCGGTTCAGTTTCATTAAAAGTAAAAACATCTCCTTTACTATTGGTCACTTTTACTTTTGCTCCCGAAACTTTTGGCGTTTTGTTATCGTAATAAGGGGCCGTTTTACTCACCTTGATTATCTGCTCATTACCGGATGTTCCTTTTTTCCAGATAATTTCAGCGTCTACTACTATTCTTGTTTCACCGGTTTCTAAATCAAGTTTTACCACGTCATCACAAGAAGAGAAAAACAGTACCAAAACAAGACTCAAAACAGCTAGTGTTTTCTTTTTTATCGTTTTTATATCAATCCTTTGCATATTCATTAAAATTTAAAATTATAAGAAACTCCAGGTACTATCCCGAAAATAGAAAGTCTTTTAGTCTCATTCATTCCCGAATCTTCATTTGTTGCAAAAGTCATCGCAGCCGCATTTTTTCGGTTGTAAATATTATAAAGACTAAATACCCAATAGCTCTGCCATCCCTTCTTTTTGTCCGGTTTTGGCGTATAAGTAGCTGCCACATCCAAATGATGGAAAAGCGGCAATCTGTTTTCATTCCTTAAGGAGAAGTTTGGAACATTAATACCTCCAAACTCATAATACCCATTTGCATACGTTACCGGCTGACCTGACTGCAAACTGAAATTTGCATTAAAAGACCACTTTTTATTGTATTCATAGTTCCCCACAATACTCAAATTGTGTAGTTTATCATACCCTGATAAATACCACTTACCATTTGCAATTCCTGGCTCTTCGGGTGTTCTGCCGGGTGTTTTTTGTTCGGCTCTTGATAAAGTATACGAAACCCAGCCTGTAAATGGTCCTGTATTTTTTCGCAGCATTAATTCCATACCGTATGATCTTGCTTTACCGTTCAAAATCACCTGCTCTATGTTGTTATTGGCCAAAATATCGGCTCCATCAATATAATCAATACGATTTTTGATTTTTTTATAGAACAACTCTCCTTCGAAAGAGTATTCATTGTCTTTAAAATTCTGAAAATAACCTACGGCATACTGATCCAACAACTGCGGTTTGGTAAAAGGGCCGCTTGGTGTCCAAATCGTTGTTGGCAAAGGAAACTGCGTATTCGATAACATGTGAATATACTGCGCCATTCGGTTGTAACTCGCTTTTACTGAAGTAGTCTCATTAAAAGCATACGATACGGCAGCACGCGGTTCGAAATTATCAAACTTACTGATGGTTTCTCCTCTTTTATAAGTTATACTTCCCGTTGGAGTTCCTTCTTCATAAATTTTATACAACGGATTGTAAACTACTGCTTTCCCTCCTTCATAGGTATTGATTTCTTCCCCTCCTAAACGGTAAAACATACTGTAACGAAACCCGTAGCGAAGGTTCAGTTTTTCGGTAATCTGATGTTCAAAATCCAGATAAACAGAAGATTCAAAAGCATACTTTTTATCCAGTTGTTTGTAATTAAACTGTGAAGTACTGTTCGTAGGCTTTACGGTTCCGGGATTAAAATCGTAATACTGACCGTCTATTCCGTAATTCAACTTTAATTTTTCTGATACAGTCTGGCTCCACCCATATTTAAGTCCATAAGTCTGAATGTTATTGTTCCATTTAAAACCTTCTCTATCCAGATCCAGATTAAACTTATAATCACTGAAGTAAACGGATAAGTTGGTATTTAAATTCTCCGAAAACTTATGTTTCCAGCTTAAAATCCCCATTGTATTTCCATAAGTGCTGTTAAAAAGGTTATTCAGATCAAAAAGGTCGTTTCCAAAATACCCTGAAAAAGACAGTGTATTATTGGCTCCTAAACGATAATTGAACTTAGCATTCAAATCATAAAACATAACAGAATTTTTACTATCAGCCAGTTTCATGAATAAATGGGCATACGACGCACGTCCTGCAACAATAAAAGATCCTTTTTCTTTTTGAATAGGTCCTTGTACCAACAAACGACTTGAGATCAAACCAATACCTCCGTTAACTTTGTAGTTTTCAAAATCGCCCGTTTGTTGTGTGATATCCAGAACAGAAGAAACACGTCCACCATATTTAGAAGGAATTCCTCCTTTATATAAATCTAATCCACTTACAATATCAGGATTGAAAATCGAGAAAAAACCAAACATATGAGAATCAGCATAAACCGGACCTCCATCTACCAAAATCAGGTTCTGATCGGCTGCACCACCGCGGACATTAAAACCCGATGAAAGTTCTCCGGCGTTGGTCACTCCGGGTAATGTCAATATCGATTTTAAAGGATCTGCTTCTCCCATAGCCACAGGAATTCGTTTGATCTCGGCCATCGAAAGTTTGTTTACACTCATTTGAGTATTTTTAACATCAGCAGCCTTATTGGTGGTTACTACTACCTGCTCCAGCTCGTGACTGTCTGAATCCATATAAAAATTGATTTTTGAATCGTCTGAAATTACAATTTGTTTTTCAGTGTTTTTCAAACCCAGATAGCTGATCGATACCGTGTAATTTCCTTTGTCCAGTGTTATAGAGAATTTCCCTTCTGCGTCAGTTGTAGCACCGGTAGAAAGTTCTTTGATGAAAATATTTGCTCCAATAACCGGCTGCTTATTCTCGTCAAAAACCTGACCGCTCAGTTTATTTTTTTTTTTAGGTGCTTTGGTTGCCTTTTGCTTTACAAAAATATTATTGCCAACGATAGAAAACTGCACCGCTGCACTTTTATTAAGCTCATTAACCAATTCTTTTATGCTGATGTTTTTATACGTCTTTGTTTCGGTGAAATACTTTTGACTGGTATTGATTTGATCTGTATGGGCAAATTTGAAATCACTCTGGCTTTCAATTTGTTTAAAGAATTCTTTTAGTGTTACTGATTTATCAACAGTTATGGTAACGTTTTGAGAAAACACTCCCCAGCTGAATAAAAAAAAGCACGCTGAAATTATATGCTTCATGAAATTTTGTATTTTTGAAATTATTAAATGAGATAGTTTCCTGCTATCCTGATCATGAGGAGGATGTTTAGTTTCGCGGCTAGTGCATCCTTTTTCTTTTCTATTGAAAAGTAATTACTTTTAATTCTTCATTTATTTCAAAGTTTAGGTTATACATTTTAGATATTAATTGAATCGTTCTTTTAAAATCTTCTTTTTTATTAATTCGTATGGTAATACGATGGTCATAATATTCCTTTGGGAATTTCAATGTATAACAAAAACATGCTGAAATGATATGTTTCATAAAATTTTGTATTTTTGAACATTATTAAACTGGATAATTCTTGTTATCCTGACCATGAGAAGGATGTTTAGTTTCGCGGCTAGTGCATCCTTTTTCTTTTCTATTGAAAAGTAACTTCTTTCAATTTTTCATTTATTTCAAAATTTAGGTTATACATTTCGGATATTAACTGGATAATTATTTCAAAATCTTCTTTTTTATTGATTCTCAATGTAATGTGCTGATCGTAATATTCCTTTGGAAATTTCACCGTGTAACCATAGTTTGCTTTAATGTAGGTCGCAAGAACGGCTAGCTTTTCATTTTCAAAATCGGTAAATCTTTCAAATTCAGATACCTCAACCGTATTATTGGCATAGGTAAATTTTTCACCGGGTACGAGTATCCATTTTTGAGTCTGATCTTTTACGCTCATCTCGACGCTTC
It encodes the following:
- a CDS encoding DUF4249 domain-containing protein, whose product is MQRIDIKTIKKKTLAVLSLVLVLFFSSCDDVVKLDLETGETRIVVDAEIIWKKGTSGNEQIIKVSKTAPYYDNKTPKVSGAKVKVTNSKGDVFTFNETEPGSYVCTNFVPVINMDYVLSVEAEGQTFTAAEKLISVTPIDRIEQKRVPDVAGDDLYEISFYFKDPADQVNFYLTDYKSSILRLPSYTLFDDELFNGNEIYPRFSDPDLKPGISLSIINRGISKNFYNYMRLILEISGGSPFSIPPENIRGNIVNTTNANNFAFGYFRLCEADTATYVVKENDNITYLVK
- a CDS encoding carboxypeptidase-like regulatory domain-containing protein; amino-acid sequence: MKHIISACFFLFSWGVFSQNVTITVDKSVTLKEFFKQIESQSDFKFAHTDQINTSQKYFTETKTYKNISIKELVNELNKSAAVQFSIVGNNIFVKQKATKAPKKKNKLSGQVFDENKQPVIGANIFIKELSTGATTDAEGKFSITLDKGNYTVSISYLGLKNTEKQIVISDDSKINFYMDSDSHELEQVVVTTNKAADVKNTQMSVNKLSMAEIKRIPVAMGEADPLKSILTLPGVTNAGELSSGFNVRGGAADQNLILVDGGPVYADSHMFGFFSIFNPDIVSGLDLYKGGIPSKYGGRVSSVLDITQQTGDFENYKVNGGIGLISSRLLVQGPIQKEKGSFIVAGRASYAHLFMKLADSKNSVMFYDLNAKFNYRLGANNTLSFSGYFGNDLFDLNNLFNSTYGNTMGILSWKHKFSENLNTNLSVYFSDYKFNLDLDREGFKWNNNIQTYGLKYGWSQTVSEKLKLNYGIDGQYYDFNPGTVKPTNSTSQFNYKQLDKKYAFESSVYLDFEHQITEKLNLRYGFRYSMFYRLGGEEINTYEGGKAVVYNPLYKIYEEGTPTGSITYKRGETISKFDNFEPRAAVSYAFNETTSVKASYNRMAQYIHMLSNTQFPLPTTIWTPSGPFTKPQLLDQYAVGYFQNFKDNEYSFEGELFYKKIKNRIDYIDGADILANNNIEQVILNGKARSYGMELMLRKNTGPFTGWVSYTLSRAEQKTPGRTPEEPGIANGKWYLSGYDKLHNLSIVGNYEYNKKWSFNANFSLQSGQPVTYANGYYEFGGINVPNFSLRNENRLPLFHHLDVAATYTPKPDKKKGWQSYWVFSLYNIYNRKNAAAMTFATNEDSGMNETKRLSIFGIVPGVSYNFKF